In the genome of Leeuwenhoekiella sp. MAR_2009_132, one region contains:
- a CDS encoding glyoxalase: MNYKLKSIRPFIGAKDFKTSCRFYRDMGFNEVLLPPKMAVFTLGDFSFYLQDAYVKDWIDNTMLFLEVEDLEQHLSDIKALQLPQKYPGVRVSEIVTNDWGAEFFVHDPSGILWHIGSFKN; this comes from the coding sequence ATGAACTATAAACTCAAATCCATTCGACCATTTATAGGAGCTAAAGATTTTAAAACTTCATGTAGGTTTTACCGGGATATGGGTTTCAACGAAGTGTTGCTTCCGCCTAAAATGGCAGTGTTTACTCTAGGAGATTTCTCCTTTTATTTGCAGGATGCCTACGTTAAAGATTGGATAGACAACACCATGCTTTTTTTGGAAGTTGAAGACTTAGAACAGCACCTGTCTGATATAAAAGCGCTTCAATTGCCACAAAAATATCCCGGAGTTCGGGTTTCAGAAATTGTGACTAACGATTGGGGAGCCGAGTTTTTTGTGCACGATCCTTCCGGAATACTCTGGCATATAGGAAGTTTTAAAAATTAA
- a CDS encoding glycerophosphodiester phosphodiesterase family protein produces the protein MKNVILGTLTLVLIATGCKSKSERKQDMEITKQHTIHVQGHRGERGNLPENSIPAFLSALRKGVEVLELDVVISKDKQVVVSHEPYMLALYMTTPQGDSISVTDEKNYNLYEMNYAEIKLFDGGSKGNVRFPQQLKRSTYKPLLSEVFDTVASTIEAENLKPVKFNIEIKSEEDVYGIFQPGPDEFVDLVMQVIHDKNAKDKVNIQSFDKRILEVMHSKYPDIELAYLVEEGKFANNLALLSFQPQIYSPYFKLLDSTEVAAIHAKGMQVIPWTVNEPADVDAVINLNVDGIITDYPERVIEKLKN, from the coding sequence ATGAAAAATGTAATTTTAGGAACACTTACTCTGGTTTTAATTGCGACAGGCTGTAAGTCAAAATCTGAAAGAAAACAAGATATGGAAATAACAAAACAACATACGATTCACGTACAAGGCCACCGTGGCGAGCGCGGTAATTTGCCGGAAAATTCGATTCCTGCATTTTTAAGTGCTTTACGAAAAGGTGTTGAGGTTCTTGAGCTTGATGTTGTGATTTCTAAAGACAAACAGGTCGTGGTAAGTCACGAGCCGTATATGTTGGCTTTGTATATGACAACTCCACAAGGGGATTCCATATCTGTTACAGATGAGAAAAACTACAATCTCTATGAGATGAATTATGCCGAGATCAAACTATTTGACGGCGGTTCTAAAGGAAACGTACGCTTTCCGCAGCAACTAAAGAGGAGTACGTATAAGCCGTTGCTGAGTGAGGTTTTTGATACTGTTGCGTCAACTATTGAAGCAGAAAATCTCAAACCTGTAAAATTTAATATTGAGATTAAATCTGAAGAAGATGTTTATGGCATATTTCAGCCCGGTCCAGACGAATTTGTAGATCTGGTAATGCAGGTGATACACGATAAAAATGCAAAGGATAAGGTAAATATTCAGTCTTTTGATAAACGTATTCTTGAGGTGATGCACAGTAAATATCCTGATATCGAACTGGCTTATTTAGTAGAAGAAGGTAAATTTGCAAACAATCTCGCATTACTCAGTTTTCAACCTCAGATTTATAGTCCGTATTTTAAGTTACTCGATTCAACAGAAGTTGCCGCAATACACGCAAAGGGAATGCAGGTTATTCCGTGGACGGTGAATGAGCCAGCAGATGTTGACGCAGTAATTAATTTAAATGTAGATGGTATTATAACAGATTACCCCGAGCGGGTGATTGAGAAATTGAAGAATTAA
- a CDS encoding calcineurin-like phosphoesterase C-terminal domain-containing protein, with the protein MKNFKVALFSCMISLSVFAQEQASGFVYEDANANGKKDRSEKGIPDVSVTNGELVVRTDASGKYKLPVVDGQTLAVIKPAGYSLPVDKNNLPQFYYSYRPKGSVESEFAGIAPTGKLPRSVDFEVLPAAEKERFTALIFGDPQPYTEEEVAFFAKGVVSEVIGIKDVEFGLSLGDLVGNDLDLFNPYIAATQQVGIPWFNLMGNHDMNFDAATDSDTDETYEAHFGPANYAFNYGKIHVIVLDDILYPDPRDGKSYWGGFREDQLLFVENDLKFVPKDHLVVLAFHIPLNEPEGDPFRDADRERLFKALQPFENTLSLSAHTHIQRQDYFGKESGFMRDKPHHEYNVGTTSGDWYSGKLNEQGVPVSTMRDGTPKGYAFIHFEGNQYKIDYKVAGKTEDYQVEIFASKVAAQGKNTRAGIYANFFMGREGDIVEYRVDDAEWKKMNYVEEQDPTYEVSVYEWDTSEELLEGRRSSNPVPSKHLWRAALPTKLPVGNHKIEVRATDQYGKTHSGEVSYRLE; encoded by the coding sequence ATGAAAAATTTTAAAGTAGCCCTATTCAGCTGTATGATTTCTCTAAGCGTATTTGCTCAGGAACAAGCTTCAGGTTTTGTGTATGAAGATGCTAATGCAAATGGAAAAAAGGATCGTTCTGAAAAAGGAATTCCCGATGTTTCTGTTACAAATGGCGAACTAGTCGTGCGCACTGATGCAAGCGGAAAATATAAGCTTCCAGTTGTAGATGGTCAAACGCTTGCTGTTATCAAACCTGCGGGTTACAGCCTTCCTGTAGATAAAAATAACCTGCCTCAATTTTATTACAGTTATAGACCAAAAGGATCTGTAGAATCAGAATTTGCGGGTATTGCCCCAACGGGGAAACTTCCGCGATCTGTAGATTTTGAGGTATTACCTGCAGCTGAAAAAGAACGTTTTACAGCGTTAATTTTTGGCGATCCACAACCGTATACCGAAGAAGAAGTTGCTTTTTTTGCTAAAGGGGTGGTTTCTGAAGTAATAGGGATTAAAGATGTTGAATTTGGTTTGAGTTTGGGAGATTTAGTAGGTAATGATCTCGATTTATTCAATCCGTATATTGCAGCTACGCAGCAGGTGGGAATTCCCTGGTTTAATTTGATGGGTAATCACGATATGAATTTTGATGCTGCTACAGATTCTGATACAGATGAGACTTATGAAGCCCATTTTGGCCCGGCTAATTATGCGTTTAATTACGGTAAAATTCACGTGATCGTACTGGATGACATTTTATATCCTGATCCTCGTGATGGGAAGAGTTATTGGGGCGGATTTAGAGAAGACCAATTGCTTTTTGTAGAGAATGATTTAAAATTTGTGCCTAAAGATCATCTGGTGGTATTGGCATTTCACATACCTCTTAATGAGCCCGAAGGAGATCCTTTTAGAGATGCAGACCGTGAACGCTTATTTAAAGCGCTTCAGCCTTTTGAAAACACCTTATCATTATCTGCGCATACGCATATTCAGCGTCAGGATTATTTTGGAAAAGAATCTGGTTTTATGCGTGACAAACCGCATCACGAGTATAATGTAGGTACGACTTCCGGCGATTGGTATTCGGGCAAGTTAAACGAGCAGGGAGTGCCGGTCTCTACCATGCGTGATGGTACACCTAAAGGTTATGCCTTTATACATTTTGAGGGAAATCAATATAAAATAGATTACAAAGTTGCCGGTAAAACAGAAGATTATCAGGTTGAGATTTTTGCCTCTAAAGTGGCGGCACAAGGTAAGAATACAAGAGCGGGTATTTATGCAAACTTTTTTATGGGTAGAGAAGGAGATATAGTAGAATACCGTGTTGATGACGCCGAGTGGAAAAAAATGAACTACGTAGAAGAGCAGGATCCTACCTATGAAGTTTCGGTTTATGAGTGGGATACTTCAGAAGAATTACTTGAAGGAAGACGCTCGAGTAATCCCGTACCCAGTAAACATTTATGGCGTGCGGCGTTACCTACAAAATTACCGGTAGGAAACCATAAAATTGAAGTTAGAGCGACAGATCAATATGGAAAAACCCATAGTGGTGAAGTTTCCTATAGATTAGAATAA
- a CDS encoding SusD/RagB family nutrient-binding outer membrane lipoprotein encodes MKNLKTLFAGLSFLMFLTACTSNFEEINEDPNRIAEISPGTLINPIIYGLASHNAGRAHGITFDLMQVTLPFPSVSGGLHRYDVSQNIGNSSWYYYYKWLNNIKEMQLASIAAEDPNYEAIALTLKAMCYSNLTDLFGPVPMTEAVNGEEGNFYPSFDSQQTVYETILEDLERANSIYDTSLDMVYAEDILFHNDIELWQKLTNAVHMRLLLRISNRTETGAFTKLAAMINNPATYPVFESTAESAILQVTGITPNVSPWGRPQDFPLGTKMASFFVDNLNALEDPRRPIIATEAKDLAGVSLGYKGIPSAYAGSESQFDYDASNLNREQVENPMQIFLFTYAEVEFIKAEMAQRGYTSNAEVHYQNGVKGAIEQLETEITPDYFANPAAAYDGTLAQILLQKYFALYFVDYQQWFEYRRTGLPVLPTTEAMLNDGIMPARFQYPSDVQISNASNYGAALELLGDDDSINTKVWWDN; translated from the coding sequence ATGAAAAATTTAAAAACACTTTTTGCAGGTTTAAGCTTCTTGATGTTTCTGACAGCTTGTACCAGTAATTTTGAAGAAATAAATGAAGACCCTAACCGTATTGCAGAGATAAGTCCTGGGACGTTAATTAATCCTATTATTTATGGTCTGGCAAGTCATAATGCAGGCAGAGCTCACGGGATTACTTTTGACTTAATGCAGGTAACGCTGCCTTTCCCTAGTGTTTCTGGGGGATTACACCGGTATGATGTAAGTCAAAATATAGGTAACTCATCGTGGTATTATTATTACAAGTGGTTGAATAATATTAAAGAAATGCAACTTGCATCTATTGCTGCCGAAGATCCTAATTATGAGGCTATCGCACTTACGCTTAAAGCGATGTGTTACTCAAATCTTACCGATCTTTTTGGCCCTGTACCTATGACCGAAGCAGTAAATGGAGAAGAAGGAAACTTCTACCCGAGTTTTGACAGTCAGCAGACAGTTTATGAGACTATTCTGGAAGATCTGGAGCGGGCAAATTCTATTTACGATACCAGTCTGGATATGGTTTATGCAGAAGATATTTTATTTCATAATGATATAGAACTGTGGCAGAAGCTTACTAATGCTGTGCACATGCGTTTGTTACTGCGTATTTCTAACCGTACTGAAACCGGTGCGTTTACAAAGCTGGCGGCGATGATAAATAACCCGGCGACCTATCCTGTTTTTGAAAGCACAGCAGAATCTGCCATTTTACAAGTTACGGGTATCACGCCTAATGTATCACCTTGGGGTCGACCACAAGATTTTCCATTAGGTACAAAAATGGCCTCTTTCTTTGTTGATAATTTAAATGCACTAGAAGATCCGCGCAGACCTATTATTGCGACAGAAGCAAAAGATCTTGCCGGTGTATCTTTAGGATACAAGGGTATTCCTAGTGCCTATGCAGGTAGCGAATCACAATTTGATTATGATGCCAGCAACTTAAACAGAGAGCAGGTAGAAAACCCGATGCAGATATTTCTTTTTACCTACGCAGAAGTAGAATTTATAAAGGCAGAAATGGCGCAGCGCGGTTATACTTCTAATGCAGAAGTACATTATCAAAATGGCGTTAAAGGAGCAATCGAGCAACTGGAAACAGAGATTACTCCAGACTATTTTGCAAATCCGGCGGCAGCTTACGATGGGACTTTAGCGCAAATCTTACTGCAAAAATATTTTGCGCTCTACTTTGTAGATTACCAGCAGTGGTTTGAGTACCGCAGAACAGGTTTACCCGTGTTGCCTACAACAGAAGCTATGCTTAATGACGGTATTATGCCGGCTCGTTTTCAATACCCTTCTGATGTACAAATAAGTAATGCATCAAATTATGGTGCAGCTTTAGAATTACTGGGAGATGATGATTCAATAAACACTAAAGTCTGGTGGGATAATTAA
- a CDS encoding SusC/RagA family TonB-linked outer membrane protein translates to MKTKLQFLRKLRFRKIEFLAFILCFVNFTYAAPNTNQDLKDVYVTTKLTDASLTETFSAIERQTQFTFVFDSALSQTASPITLSTTHESLDSVLRKITTQTGLRFTQINNTITVLKSASQQVVTGKVVDKEGVPLPGATVMEQGTGNGVTTDFDGLFNISLTNSAVLEVSFIGFETQTVAAQTGAAMTIVLEANVNALNEVVVTALGIKREEKRLGFSQATINADNLSQTMPTNWSSGLKGKVAGLNIVSSGSGPLNSQQITLRGNNSLNPNGNNALIVVDGVPVNSEMTTSGSSASYIGEDSPIDYGNGISDLNLDDIESVTVLKGPGATALYGSRAANGALVITTKSGKQTTGLGLTYNSSVNLDVIQRWPDWQYEYGQGTGKSFNAAGDPYYSYGGSEDGNNTGSTSSAWGPRFDGQEYYQYDPTVEGQSLERQPWTAYKDNRKDFWRTGITFTNNLSLQGGNDKGSMRLSVGHSKNEWIMPNTGYERVTASINSNYQISEHIKIGSVVNYNNRSSDNLPSTGYNNGSIAYFMIFQNPNVDLDWLRPIWQEGQNQIQQIQPFSSYIDNPYLIAYEATNPLASSQIVGNIFSNIHLAPNLDLMLRASLNTYNQDREQIRPYSINRYKNGFYETQDIWKQEVNTDFLLSYKNDLSQKIGLSASVGGNAMDYKYRRTDASVDGLVVPAVYKLANGINNPIVQTYDKNKKVNSLYGLVSLSFENKLFLDVTGRNDWSSTLPTANNSFFYPSANASIILSEVFELPQAVDYLKYRFSFAEVGNDTDPYKTSKYYSQSAFPSSATVPTNLYNGNFKPEITTSFETGLEARLIKNRLNLDATVYQTLTKNQIISVPLDITTGYSSGVLNSGEVRNRGVELTLTGKIFDTKKFKWSSTLTFSRNWNKVMELADGIDGQQEIGSGGNATLLAKVGGTTTAIYGYGFVRSPDGEIVYDNAGLPAYPDEIEYIGDASPDWKAGLYNSFNFGPVTLNVMLDGQYGGIIYSQTHHKLTQQGKLRSTFEGREEGFIVGDGVVLNEEGTYSPNTTEAITPDWYNRYYRRANVESNSFDASFLKLREVSLQYAFPKRLLGNSGITALNISIFGRNLATVSDFPIYDPETAALNGDTILPGIEMGQMPSPATYGFNLKVNL, encoded by the coding sequence ATGAAAACTAAACTACAATTTTTAAGAAAGTTACGCTTTCGGAAAATAGAATTTTTAGCATTTATACTGTGTTTTGTGAATTTCACATACGCAGCACCTAACACAAACCAGGATTTAAAAGACGTTTACGTAACCACAAAACTAACTGATGCTTCTCTTACTGAAACCTTTTCTGCCATAGAGAGGCAAACTCAATTTACATTTGTTTTTGATAGCGCTTTATCACAAACAGCAAGCCCAATTACACTTTCGACGACTCACGAAAGTTTAGATTCTGTATTAAGGAAAATCACGACGCAAACCGGATTACGATTTACTCAAATCAATAATACGATTACCGTATTAAAGTCTGCCAGTCAACAAGTGGTTACCGGTAAAGTAGTAGATAAAGAAGGTGTTCCTTTACCGGGAGCAACAGTAATGGAGCAAGGTACAGGTAACGGAGTGACTACAGATTTTGACGGTCTCTTTAATATCTCTCTTACAAATTCTGCAGTTCTAGAAGTTTCATTTATAGGTTTTGAAACACAAACAGTAGCAGCACAAACCGGTGCAGCAATGACAATAGTTCTGGAAGCTAATGTAAATGCTCTTAACGAAGTAGTAGTTACAGCATTAGGAATTAAGAGAGAAGAAAAAAGACTCGGATTCTCTCAAGCGACAATTAATGCCGATAATCTGTCGCAGACTATGCCCACCAACTGGTCTTCTGGATTAAAAGGTAAAGTTGCGGGTTTAAATATTGTTTCATCAGGTTCTGGTCCTTTAAACTCACAACAAATCACATTACGCGGTAACAACTCGTTAAATCCTAACGGAAATAATGCTTTAATCGTCGTTGACGGTGTTCCTGTAAATAGTGAAATGACAACTTCTGGCTCTTCGGCATCCTATATTGGAGAAGATTCTCCTATAGATTATGGAAATGGTATTTCAGATTTAAATCTTGATGATATAGAAAGTGTTACTGTTTTAAAAGGTCCCGGTGCAACGGCACTTTATGGTAGTCGTGCTGCTAATGGTGCTCTCGTAATTACAACAAAATCGGGTAAGCAAACTACAGGACTGGGACTTACGTATAACTCAAGCGTAAATCTTGATGTAATACAGCGCTGGCCAGATTGGCAATATGAATACGGGCAAGGTACAGGTAAAAGTTTTAATGCCGCGGGTGATCCTTATTACTCGTATGGCGGTTCTGAAGATGGCAACAATACGGGGAGTACAAGTAGTGCCTGGGGACCTCGCTTTGACGGACAAGAATATTATCAATATGACCCTACGGTTGAAGGTCAATCGCTAGAACGCCAGCCGTGGACTGCCTATAAAGATAATCGTAAAGATTTTTGGCGTACCGGAATAACTTTTACAAATAACCTTTCTCTTCAAGGAGGAAACGATAAAGGGTCGATGCGACTTTCTGTAGGGCACTCTAAGAATGAATGGATTATGCCAAATACCGGTTATGAGCGAGTTACGGCTTCTATAAACTCTAACTATCAGATTTCAGAACATATTAAGATAGGTTCGGTGGTTAATTACAACAACCGAAGCAGTGATAATCTGCCGAGTACAGGTTACAACAATGGTTCAATCGCTTATTTTATGATTTTCCAGAACCCTAATGTTGATCTTGATTGGCTAAGACCCATCTGGCAGGAAGGGCAAAATCAAATTCAGCAGATACAGCCTTTTAGCTCCTATATAGACAACCCCTATTTAATTGCTTACGAAGCAACAAACCCGCTTGCAAGCAGCCAAATTGTAGGTAATATATTTTCGAATATACATCTGGCTCCTAATCTTGATTTAATGTTACGTGCTTCTTTAAATACGTATAATCAAGATCGTGAGCAAATACGACCATATAGCATTAATCGCTATAAAAATGGATTTTACGAGACGCAGGATATCTGGAAACAAGAAGTAAATACAGACTTTTTATTGAGTTATAAAAATGACCTTTCACAAAAAATAGGTTTATCGGCTTCTGTAGGTGGTAATGCAATGGACTATAAATACCGTCGTACCGATGCATCTGTAGATGGCCTTGTGGTACCGGCAGTTTATAAACTTGCAAACGGAATTAACAATCCTATTGTGCAGACGTATGATAAAAACAAAAAGGTAAACAGTCTTTACGGTTTAGTTTCTCTTTCTTTTGAAAATAAATTGTTCCTTGATGTAACCGGGAGAAACGACTGGTCGAGTACACTTCCTACAGCTAATAACTCTTTCTTTTATCCTTCAGCCAATGCAAGTATTATTTTATCTGAAGTTTTTGAGCTTCCGCAGGCTGTAGATTATTTAAAATACCGTTTTTCATTTGCAGAGGTAGGTAACGATACAGATCCGTATAAGACGAGTAAGTACTACAGTCAGAGTGCATTTCCAAGTTCTGCAACAGTTCCTACAAACCTTTATAATGGAAATTTTAAACCCGAAATAACTACCAGTTTTGAAACAGGTCTAGAAGCGCGACTGATTAAAAACAGACTTAATCTGGATGCGACCGTTTATCAAACACTTACTAAAAACCAAATTATCTCAGTGCCGCTAGATATTACAACGGGGTATAGCTCTGGAGTTTTAAATTCTGGTGAAGTACGTAACCGAGGTGTAGAATTAACGCTAACCGGAAAGATTTTTGACACAAAAAAATTTAAATGGAGCAGCACACTTACTTTCTCCAGAAACTGGAACAAAGTTATGGAGCTTGCAGACGGGATAGACGGTCAGCAAGAAATAGGTTCTGGTGGTAACGCAACCTTACTGGCAAAAGTAGGAGGTACGACAACTGCGATTTATGGTTATGGTTTTGTGCGTTCTCCAGATGGTGAGATTGTTTATGATAATGCGGGATTACCAGCATATCCAGACGAGATAGAATATATAGGCGATGCAAGTCCAGACTGGAAAGCAGGATTATATAACAGCTTTAATTTTGGGCCGGTAACCCTTAATGTTATGTTAGACGGGCAGTATGGTGGTATTATTTATTCACAGACACATCATAAACTTACGCAACAAGGTAAACTGCGCTCCACCTTTGAAGGTCGTGAAGAAGGGTTTATTGTAGGTGATGGTGTTGTTTTAAATGAAGAGGGTACTTATAGTCCAAACACGACTGAGGCAATTACTCCAGACTGGTACAACCGGTATTACCGCCGGGCAAATGTAGAATCTAACTCATTTGATGCTTCATTTTTAAAGCTTAGAGAGGTGAGTTTGCAGTACGCATTTCCTAAACGTTTATTAGGTAACAGCGGTATTACAGCACTCAATATCTCCATTTTTGGTCGTAATCTGGCAACCGTTTCAGATTTCCCGATTTATGACCCTGAGACTGCAGCTTTAAATGGCGATACGATTTTACCAGGTATCGAAATGGGACAAATGCCATCACCGGCAACTTATGGTTTTAATCTTAAAGTAAACTTATAA
- a CDS encoding FecR family protein — MTRKELLELAKKYELRQTSEVEELALLSFIEGAEKASLNLKVPSTPKNKKRILKAINAKIKPKQPRFTHRKIMAYAAIFVAIIGVGVLSNYLYNGRLIIESTSRGEKRTVLLADGSRVFLNSNSRISYLKNFKTHRTVALTGEAFFEVQRDPEHPFSITTGAVETQVLGTTFNIHSYNQNEVTVTVSSGKVSVRNTRTQEAVYLQKNQQVLFKDSAAALQSPVNSEDKIAWTKNIISLHGTSLAKTAAILENWYDVQIDFENKEIENLKITGKFKEEPLENVLRSIALINNLTIETLTQKHFVIRENSSN, encoded by the coding sequence TTGACGCGAAAAGAATTATTAGAATTAGCCAAAAAGTACGAATTAAGACAAACAAGTGAAGTAGAAGAATTGGCGTTGCTTTCTTTTATAGAAGGTGCAGAAAAGGCCTCTTTAAATCTTAAGGTTCCTAGTACTCCTAAAAATAAAAAACGCATACTTAAAGCAATCAATGCTAAGATTAAGCCTAAGCAACCACGTTTCACCCACAGAAAAATTATGGCTTATGCAGCCATTTTTGTGGCTATAATAGGGGTAGGAGTATTATCTAATTATTTATATAATGGTCGCCTTATTATAGAAAGTACATCTAGAGGGGAGAAGCGTACTGTGCTGCTTGCAGACGGCTCAAGAGTATTTCTCAATTCAAATTCTCGCATTAGCTATCTTAAAAATTTTAAAACCCATAGAACAGTAGCACTCACAGGTGAAGCCTTTTTTGAGGTTCAGCGCGACCCAGAGCATCCTTTTAGCATTACTACAGGAGCAGTAGAAACTCAGGTTCTTGGTACCACATTCAACATACATAGTTATAACCAAAATGAAGTAACGGTTACTGTAAGCAGTGGTAAAGTTTCAGTGCGTAATACACGTACGCAAGAGGCAGTTTATCTTCAGAAAAACCAGCAGGTATTATTTAAAGATTCAGCGGCTGCTCTGCAGTCTCCAGTAAATAGTGAGGATAAAATTGCCTGGACAAAAAATATTATCTCCCTTCACGGCACAAGCCTGGCTAAGACAGCAGCGATATTAGAAAACTGGTATGATGTGCAAATTGACTTTGAGAATAAAGAAATCGAAAACTTAAAAATCACCGGAAAATTTAAAGAAGAACCGCTAGAAAATGTTTTAAGAAGCATAGCCTTAATCAACAACCTAACCATAGAAACGCTAACCCAAAAGCACTTTGTTATAAGAGAAAACTCCTCCAACTAA
- a CDS encoding RNA polymerase sigma-70 factor: MQAHLTSYTDLELQLLLNKDRHRAFNLIFDKYWKRLYTYAFKIYSEEEICEDIVQEVFVSLWEKSKNTPIINLEGYLLRAVKYKAITYLRNLKFKPQHEQVLRSIAIPAKSECLLEYNDFEALIDSEISKLAPRCKKVFILSRFEDYTNAEIAKKLNISIRTVEKHISDALKQLKASLSATELSLMVILMFQ; the protein is encoded by the coding sequence ATGCAAGCCCACCTTACCAGCTATACAGATTTAGAGCTCCAACTTCTCCTCAACAAAGATCGTCATCGTGCCTTTAATTTAATATTTGACAAATATTGGAAACGTCTGTATACTTATGCATTCAAGATTTATTCTGAAGAAGAAATATGTGAAGATATTGTGCAGGAGGTTTTTGTAAGTCTTTGGGAAAAATCTAAAAATACACCTATTATCAATCTAGAAGGATACCTCCTTAGGGCTGTAAAATATAAAGCAATTACTTACTTACGCAATCTCAAATTTAAACCTCAACACGAACAAGTCTTAAGATCAATTGCAATTCCTGCTAAATCTGAGTGCTTGTTAGAATACAACGACTTTGAAGCGCTAATTGATTCAGAAATAAGCAAACTCGCTCCCCGCTGTAAAAAAGTCTTTATCCTAAGCCGATTTGAAGATTACACAAATGCTGAGATCGCAAAAAAGCTAAATATTTCTATACGCACTGTAGAAAAGCACATTAGCGATGCTTTGAAGCAACTCAAGGCTTCACTTTCTGCAACAGAGCTTTCGCTTATGGTTATCTTAATGTTTCAGTAA
- a CDS encoding SdiA-regulated domain-containing protein gives MNYLKYISLVLAIVVFSAYYNPQQLSENVKKHDLTIVNSWELPDALREVSGIDWIGDDKLAAIEDEDGIIYIYDLKAKKITKEIEFADDGDYEGIAVNGKNAYVMRSDGLLFEALNYQSDQIITKTYQSKMSHKNNVETLALDAKNNRLLTAPKDEDPNDENIKGVYAFDLKGQAMLSDLIFKVDMKDKALKDYEEKKSYKTFRPSDLAVHPKTGELYVLEGVNPKLLIMNKNGDIKNVFKLDKDDFAQPEGITFSPDGRLFISNEAHGKMATILEVRLNE, from the coding sequence ATGAATTATTTAAAATATATAAGTCTGGTATTGGCAATAGTAGTGTTTTCGGCTTATTATAATCCGCAGCAGCTTTCAGAAAATGTCAAGAAACACGATTTAACAATTGTAAACAGCTGGGAGCTTCCTGACGCATTACGCGAAGTGTCGGGCATAGATTGGATAGGTGATGATAAACTTGCAGCTATTGAAGATGAAGATGGTATCATTTACATCTACGACTTAAAGGCAAAAAAAATTACTAAAGAAATTGAGTTTGCAGACGATGGCGATTATGAAGGAATTGCGGTAAATGGTAAAAATGCCTATGTAATGCGCAGTGACGGTTTGCTTTTTGAAGCACTCAATTACCAGTCAGATCAAATAATCACAAAGACTTATCAATCTAAAATGTCTCATAAAAATAACGTTGAAACGTTAGCATTAGATGCGAAGAATAATCGTCTGTTAACAGCCCCTAAAGATGAAGACCCCAATGATGAAAATATTAAAGGTGTTTATGCTTTTGATTTGAAAGGGCAAGCTATGCTTTCAGATTTAATCTTTAAAGTAGATATGAAGGACAAGGCGCTAAAGGATTATGAAGAGAAGAAAAGTTATAAAACGTTTAGACCTTCAGATCTGGCGGTACACCCTAAAACCGGGGAACTTTACGTGCTTGAAGGTGTAAATCCAAAGCTTCTTATTATGAATAAGAATGGTGACATTAAAAACGTATTTAAACTCGATAAAGACGACTTTGCGCAACCGGAAGGAATAACGTTTAGTCCAGATGGCAGGTTATTTATATCTAATGAAGCTCACGGTAAAATGGCTACTATTCTAGAAGTTAGATTGAATGAATAG